A genome region from Nocardia sp. NBC_01730 includes the following:
- a CDS encoding glutathione S-transferase family protein, giving the protein MMKVYGTATSACTHKVLMVLAEKDQHAELVEVSVLQGHDKSPEHRERQPFGEIPVLEDDGFLLYESRAIIRYLDQRLPGPALTPDHLQLRGLMEQWISIEQSYVSGPVWELVRGGPVYEIIRESPAAPLLPPPPDQDAIAAARAALAAPFDVADATLAGQEFLAGPEFSLAEVTWLPYLQYLVASNGADLITARPNLARWWREISGRPTWLRVGKVLERPE; this is encoded by the coding sequence ATGATGAAGGTATACGGGACGGCCACCAGCGCGTGCACGCACAAGGTGCTGATGGTGCTCGCGGAGAAAGATCAACACGCCGAGCTGGTCGAGGTGAGTGTCCTCCAAGGACACGACAAGTCGCCCGAACACCGGGAACGCCAGCCCTTCGGCGAGATTCCGGTACTCGAAGACGATGGGTTCCTGCTGTATGAATCGCGGGCGATCATCCGCTATCTCGATCAGCGGCTGCCGGGCCCCGCGCTGACGCCGGATCACCTCCAGCTGCGCGGGCTGATGGAACAGTGGATCAGCATCGAGCAAAGCTATGTCAGCGGCCCGGTCTGGGAGCTGGTCCGCGGCGGGCCGGTCTACGAGATCATCCGGGAAAGCCCCGCGGCGCCGCTTTTGCCGCCGCCCCCGGACCAGGACGCGATCGCCGCGGCCCGCGCTGCGCTGGCCGCACCATTCGACGTCGCGGACGCCACGCTGGCCGGACAGGAGTTCCTCGCCGGCCCCGAGTTCTCACTCGCCGAGGTCACCTGGCTGCCCTATTTGCAGTATCTGGTCGCCTCCAACGGCGCGGACCTGATCACTGCGCGGCCGAACCTGGCGCGGTGGTGGCGGGAGATCAGCGGAAGACCGACCTGGCTCCGGGTCGGCAAGGTGCTGGAGCGGCCCGAATGA
- a CDS encoding type I polyketide synthase has translation MTLVDEEGYRSRLVKAASALRSLEAEVARLTRLHTEPVAVIGMGCRFPGGADDPESFWTLLSDGVDAVSERSARATADAARTGAFLSAVDGFDAAFFGISPREAAALDPQHRLLLEVAWEALEDAGVVTERLAGSRTGVFVGMSGNDYLLLSARSGAMGGYAGTGTAHSFGAGRLSYLLGLRGPSLSVDTACSSSLVAVHLAIRSLRTGESSLALAGGVNLVLDDSVTEMVADLQALSPDGRCRTFDARANGFVRGEGCGIVVLKKLSDALADGDRVLGVLRGSSMNSDGRSAGLTAPNPLAQQDMLRQAFADARVRPGDIGYVETHGTGTALGDPVEIEALTEVFGESDPDSGGCVLGAVKTNIGHLEAAAGIAGLIKAVLVLRHAEIPRNLHFSTLNPRISLTGTPFVIPKTAIAWPEGERPRIAGVSSFGMSGTNAHVVVAEAPTAEQVPPHAGPILLPLSARSRAALTELASAHASVLERQSDPHDIAYTAGARRDHHERRIAVVGESATELAEKLRALARDGVTAARVGAPPALTYVFSGQGAQWIGMGRQLQATEPVFATALGRCDELIAQNASFSLLEELAAPPDRSRLQRTEIAQPALFAIQIALSALLSRWGVRPDAVIGHSVGEIAAAQVAGALTLAEAIRIVVARGRIMAQADGSGAMVSVALSQDEIAASMSTMDTSVVVAAVNDDRSVVLSGTVDELHVVLDPLQRRGVRCRRLPVDYAFHSPSMAPLAVELAEELGTVEAGRTVCPLYSTARGGRIAGNELTGDYWADNVRYPVRFAEAVHAAARDGQQVFLEIAPHPVLSGHVANCLGRGAAIPTLRRERPELHGLLNSVAELYTAGYPVDFAGLYRDRRGVVSLPRYPWQRRRYWLDATEPPREQAAVEPVHWVEELIELPDGEQEAAIESAVRADAAAVLQLASPSDVPVDGMFMELGMDSLMTVQLRHELAARTGLALPATLAFDHPTPRAITRYLLKVLAAQGENGS, from the coding sequence GTGACCCTCGTCGACGAGGAAGGCTACCGCTCACGTCTTGTCAAAGCCGCGTCCGCGCTGCGCAGTCTGGAGGCCGAGGTCGCGCGGCTGACGCGGCTGCACACCGAACCTGTCGCGGTGATCGGCATGGGTTGCCGCTTCCCCGGCGGCGCCGATGACCCGGAATCATTCTGGACACTGCTTTCCGACGGCGTCGACGCAGTCTCCGAGCGATCAGCCCGCGCCACCGCGGATGCCGCGAGAACAGGGGCCTTTCTGTCCGCTGTGGACGGTTTCGACGCGGCGTTCTTCGGGATCTCGCCGAGAGAGGCCGCTGCGCTGGACCCGCAGCACCGGCTGCTGCTCGAAGTCGCATGGGAGGCGCTGGAAGACGCCGGAGTGGTGACCGAGCGGCTGGCCGGCAGCAGAACCGGCGTGTTCGTCGGTATGAGCGGCAACGACTACCTGCTGCTCAGCGCCCGATCCGGCGCTATGGGCGGGTACGCGGGCACTGGAACAGCCCACAGTTTCGGCGCAGGCCGGTTGTCGTACCTGCTCGGGCTGCGCGGGCCGAGTCTGTCGGTGGATACCGCGTGCTCGTCGTCGCTGGTCGCGGTGCACCTGGCGATCCGGAGCCTGCGAACAGGGGAGAGCTCGCTCGCGCTGGCCGGCGGGGTGAACCTCGTTCTCGACGACTCGGTGACCGAGATGGTCGCGGATCTGCAGGCGCTGTCACCGGACGGCCGCTGCCGCACGTTCGACGCGCGCGCGAACGGGTTCGTCCGGGGCGAGGGTTGCGGAATCGTGGTGCTGAAGAAGCTGTCCGACGCGCTGGCCGACGGTGATCGGGTGCTCGGCGTGCTGCGGGGTTCCTCGATGAACTCGGACGGTCGCTCGGCCGGACTGACCGCGCCGAATCCACTGGCGCAGCAGGACATGCTGCGTCAGGCGTTCGCCGATGCGCGCGTGCGCCCTGGCGACATCGGATACGTGGAGACCCACGGCACCGGAACCGCGCTCGGGGACCCCGTGGAGATCGAGGCCTTGACCGAGGTTTTCGGCGAGTCGGATCCGGACAGCGGCGGTTGTGTGCTCGGCGCGGTCAAGACCAACATCGGGCATCTCGAGGCCGCCGCCGGTATCGCTGGACTGATCAAGGCGGTGCTGGTCTTGCGGCACGCGGAGATCCCCCGCAACCTGCACTTCAGCACTCTGAATCCGCGGATTTCCCTGACCGGAACACCATTCGTGATACCGAAGACGGCCATCGCGTGGCCCGAAGGCGAGCGGCCACGGATCGCCGGCGTCAGCTCGTTCGGCATGAGCGGCACCAACGCGCATGTCGTCGTCGCCGAAGCGCCCACCGCCGAGCAGGTGCCACCGCACGCCGGACCGATTCTGCTTCCGCTGTCGGCACGAAGCCGGGCGGCACTGACCGAGCTGGCTTCGGCACACGCGAGTGTCCTCGAGCGGCAGAGCGATCCGCACGACATCGCCTACACCGCGGGCGCCCGGCGTGATCATCATGAGCGGCGGATCGCGGTGGTCGGCGAGTCCGCAACCGAGCTGGCCGAGAAGCTGCGCGCCTTGGCGCGGGATGGTGTCACCGCGGCCCGAGTCGGCGCACCGCCCGCGCTCACCTATGTCTTCTCCGGACAGGGCGCGCAGTGGATCGGCATGGGACGGCAGTTGCAAGCCACTGAGCCGGTCTTCGCCACCGCGCTCGGTAGATGCGATGAGCTCATCGCGCAGAACGCGTCGTTCTCGCTGCTCGAGGAACTGGCCGCGCCGCCGGACCGGTCGAGGTTACAGCGCACGGAGATCGCCCAGCCCGCGCTGTTCGCCATTCAGATCGCGCTGTCCGCCCTGCTGTCCAGATGGGGTGTTCGACCGGACGCGGTCATCGGGCACAGTGTCGGCGAGATCGCCGCCGCGCAGGTCGCGGGTGCGCTGACTCTTGCGGAAGCCATCAGGATCGTGGTGGCGAGGGGCCGCATCATGGCCCAGGCAGACGGTTCGGGGGCGATGGTGTCGGTCGCGCTCAGCCAGGATGAGATCGCGGCCTCGATGTCGACAATGGACACTTCGGTCGTGGTGGCGGCTGTCAACGACGACAGGTCCGTCGTGCTGTCCGGCACGGTGGACGAGCTGCACGTGGTGCTCGACCCGCTGCAGCGACGAGGCGTTCGCTGCCGCCGGCTACCGGTCGACTACGCGTTCCACTCGCCGTCGATGGCGCCGCTGGCCGTCGAACTCGCGGAGGAACTCGGCACGGTCGAAGCCGGTCGTACCGTGTGCCCCCTGTACAGCACGGCCCGCGGCGGCCGGATCGCCGGAAATGAATTGACCGGGGACTACTGGGCGGACAATGTCCGGTATCCGGTCCGGTTCGCCGAGGCTGTGCACGCCGCGGCCAGAGATGGGCAGCAGGTTTTCCTCGAGATAGCACCGCATCCGGTGCTGTCCGGCCATGTCGCGAACTGTCTCGGCAGGGGAGCGGCGATACCGACCCTGCGCAGGGAGCGCCCGGAACTGCACGGTCTGCTCAACTCGGTCGCCGAGCTCTACACCGCGGGGTATCCGGTGGACTTCGCCGGCCTTTACCGGGATCGCCGCGGGGTGGTGTCGTTGCCGCGGTATCCGTGGCAGCGCAGGCGTTACTGGCTCGACGCCACGGAACCGCCGAGAGAACAGGCGGCCGTGGAGCCGGTGCACTGGGTCGAGGAGCTGATCGAATTGCCGGACGGCGAGCAGGAGGCCGCGATCGAGTCAGCCGTGCGCGCAGACGCGGCTGCCGTGCTCCAGTTGGCTTCGCCTTCCGATGTGCCGGTCGACGGCATGTTCATGGAACTGGGCATGGATTCGCTGATGACGGTGCAACTGCGGCACGAACTGGCCGCGCGAACTGGCCTCGCGCTGCCGGCGACCCTGGCCTTCGATCATCCGACTCCACGGGCGATCACTCGGTACTTGCTGAAGGTGCTCGCTGCGCAGGGAGAAAATGGATCATGA
- a CDS encoding class I SAM-dependent methyltransferase, with amino-acid sequence MRTDGDVWDIVSSVGLTALGVATFRALEAADPDPLIQDDYAPLFVEAAGEPHFTGLLADPSPLAGTPLVPGFMGFRTKFFDELFLSAVANGVRQAVIVAAGLDARAYRLDWPTGTTVFEIDQPKVLEFKEKVLVEHDARPKADRRAVAVDLREDWPAALEAAGFDPDKPTVWSAEGLLPYLPGAAQDALFEQIVELSALGSRLGVESFVTGTDVKRFATIESKYFDKSLFGDIDLAELFYDDERADPVQWLTESGWSVQTFSPAELASAYGRSAPQLPDELTELWQQPRYLTAVCEPRGR; translated from the coding sequence ATGCGAACTGATGGAGACGTGTGGGACATCGTCAGTAGTGTGGGGCTCACCGCGTTGGGGGTCGCGACGTTTCGGGCGTTGGAGGCGGCCGATCCCGATCCGTTGATCCAGGACGATTACGCGCCGCTGTTCGTCGAGGCTGCGGGTGAACCGCATTTCACCGGATTGCTGGCCGATCCCTCCCCGCTGGCTGGTACGCCGCTGGTTCCCGGGTTCATGGGCTTTCGGACGAAGTTTTTCGACGAGTTGTTCTTGTCGGCCGTCGCGAACGGGGTGCGGCAGGCGGTGATCGTGGCCGCAGGGTTGGATGCGCGGGCGTATCGCCTCGACTGGCCGACGGGTACCACGGTGTTCGAGATCGACCAGCCGAAGGTGTTGGAGTTCAAAGAGAAGGTGCTCGTCGAACACGATGCGCGACCGAAGGCCGATCGGCGGGCGGTGGCGGTGGACCTGCGAGAGGACTGGCCTGCTGCTCTCGAGGCGGCGGGCTTCGATCCCGACAAGCCCACCGTGTGGTCGGCGGAAGGGCTGCTGCCGTATCTTCCCGGTGCGGCGCAGGACGCATTGTTCGAGCAGATCGTCGAGCTCTCCGCACTGGGTAGCCGCCTCGGCGTGGAGAGTTTCGTGACCGGAACCGATGTCAAACGCTTCGCGACCATCGAGTCGAAGTATTTCGACAAGTCCCTGTTCGGCGATATCGACCTGGCCGAGCTGTTCTACGACGACGAACGGGCCGATCCGGTGCAATGGTTGACCGAAAGCGGCTGGTCGGTACAGACATTCAGTCCAGCCGAACTGGCCAGTGCCTACGGTCGATCGGCTCCGCAACTCCCCGACGAGCTTACCGAGCTGTGGCAGCAACCGAGGTATCTGACCGCAGTGTGTGAGCCACGCGGACGTTGA
- a CDS encoding cytochrome P450 family protein has translation MNRFDLWGEQMRVDPLPTLALMRAEAPIVRLFNPHQGAPEWRVTRYADVVELLRDPRFSKDKRKLSDQARSRYFRVTEFDRLDKHMLYADPPEHTRMRALVAKAFTPRRISELRPRIAEATVRLLDLAERQDSVDLLDALAFRLPITVLVELIGVPIEDQERFREWTRILIAPPSEGDFDALRRMAIEFQQYLEEFLALRRRRPRDDLTSALIEAETHGDRLSSVELMSMVFLLIAAGFETTGNLIGNGVWALLRHPAELRRLRATPELIEPAIEEVLRYCPPVANSTGAFPLTDVEFRGTVIPAEELVVASLLSAHHDHAQFPEPDRFDITRTPNRHLGFGLGLHFCLGASLARLEAAVAIGTLVRRFPGLRFAADPDALRWKNGVFVNGLKCLPVTWEAR, from the coding sequence ATGAACCGGTTCGATCTCTGGGGTGAGCAGATGCGCGTCGATCCGTTGCCGACGCTGGCGCTGATGCGCGCCGAAGCGCCGATCGTCCGGCTGTTCAACCCGCACCAGGGTGCGCCCGAGTGGCGCGTGACCCGCTATGCCGACGTGGTCGAACTGCTCCGTGATCCCCGTTTCAGCAAGGACAAGCGGAAGCTGTCCGATCAGGCGCGCTCCCGGTACTTCCGGGTCACCGAATTCGACCGGCTGGACAAACACATGCTCTACGCCGACCCGCCGGAGCACACCAGGATGCGCGCATTGGTGGCCAAGGCCTTCACTCCCCGCCGGATCTCGGAACTGCGCCCCCGCATCGCCGAAGCGACCGTGCGGCTGCTGGACCTGGCCGAGCGCCAGGACTCGGTGGACCTGCTCGACGCATTGGCCTTCCGGCTGCCGATCACCGTGCTGGTCGAGCTGATCGGGGTTCCGATCGAAGACCAGGAGCGCTTCCGGGAGTGGACCAGGATTCTGATTGCTCCGCCGTCGGAAGGAGACTTCGATGCGCTGCGCCGGATGGCGATCGAGTTTCAGCAATACCTCGAGGAATTTCTCGCGCTGCGCCGCAGGCGGCCCCGCGACGATCTCACCAGTGCGTTGATCGAGGCGGAGACGCATGGCGACCGGCTGTCATCGGTGGAACTGATGAGCATGGTGTTCCTGCTCATCGCGGCGGGTTTCGAGACGACGGGCAACCTCATCGGCAACGGTGTGTGGGCGCTGCTGCGGCATCCAGCGGAACTGCGGCGGCTGCGCGCCACGCCGGAACTCATCGAACCGGCCATCGAGGAAGTGTTGCGATACTGCCCGCCGGTTGCGAACAGCACCGGGGCCTTTCCCCTGACCGATGTCGAGTTCCGGGGCACCGTCATTCCGGCCGAGGAACTGGTCGTCGCTTCGCTGCTGTCTGCACATCATGATCACGCGCAGTTTCCCGAACCGGACCGATTCGACATCACCAGGACACCGAACCGGCACCTGGGTTTCGGCCTCGGCCTGCACTTCTGTCTCGGGGCGTCGCTGGCAAGACTCGAGGCGGCGGTGGCCATCGGCACCCTGGTGCGGCGCTTTCCCGGACTGCGATTCGCGGCCGATCCGGACGCATTGCGATGGAAGAACGGCGTATTCGTCAACGGCCTGAAATGCCTTCCCGTCACCTGGGAGGCGCGATGA